From one Streptomyces sp. Q6 genomic stretch:
- a CDS encoding DUF5703 family protein, protein MPEYEFVDVYVPRGVSRKEATRLLTDHAEYGHWELDRLSLRRDGSRRVRLRRRIIRQLRATW, encoded by the coding sequence ATGCCGGAATACGAATTTGTCGACGTGTACGTGCCGCGCGGGGTCTCCCGCAAGGAAGCGACGCGTCTGCTGACAGACCATGCAGAGTACGGACACTGGGAGTTGGACCGATTGAGCCTGCGCCGCGACGGCAGTCGCCGCGTACGCCTTCGCCGACGGATCATCCGCCAGCTACGGGCCACATGGTGA
- a CDS encoding chaplin, whose amino-acid sequence MRQVMRKGLITAAAASGVLAVTGGYAHADSGANGSASNSPGVASGNAVQVPVDVPINLCGNTVNVIGLLNPAVGNSCANTSDDDGGSGSQHPSGGGSQAGGHTSDSPGVGSGNHVEVPVDVPVNACGNSVSVGGAGNAGYGDDCANTDTPPGDHEQPPTGPEHPGNPGTPGHPGTPGHPTSPDRTVPGTPGAPGTDTPNQPGTQAVTQPKGESQLAMTGSSLPIGAVIPVGAGALLAGAVLYRRAKAAV is encoded by the coding sequence ATGCGACAGGTCATGCGCAAGGGCCTGATCACCGCGGCCGCCGCGTCCGGCGTGCTCGCCGTCACCGGCGGCTACGCGCACGCCGACTCCGGTGCGAACGGCAGCGCGTCGAACTCGCCGGGCGTCGCGTCCGGCAACGCGGTCCAGGTCCCGGTGGACGTCCCGATCAACCTGTGCGGGAACACCGTCAACGTCATCGGGCTGCTCAACCCGGCGGTGGGCAACAGCTGCGCCAACACGTCGGACGACGACGGCGGCAGCGGGTCGCAGCACCCGTCCGGCGGCGGCTCGCAGGCCGGCGGACACACCAGTGACTCGCCGGGCGTCGGCTCGGGCAACCACGTGGAGGTACCGGTCGACGTCCCGGTCAACGCGTGCGGGAACTCGGTCAGCGTCGGCGGCGCCGGCAACGCGGGCTACGGCGACGACTGCGCGAACACCGACACGCCCCCCGGTGACCACGAGCAGCCCCCGACGGGACCGGAGCACCCGGGCAACCCGGGCACCCCCGGCCACCCCGGGACGCCGGGCCACCCGACGTCGCCGGACCGCACCGTGCCGGGCACCCCGGGCGCGCCGGGCACGGACACCCCCAACCAGCCGGGGACGCAGGCCGTCACCCAGCCCAAGGGCGAGTCCCAGCTCGCGATGACCGGCAGCTCGCTGCCGATCGGCGCGGTCATCCCGGTGGGCGCGGGCGCGCTGCTCGCGGGCGCGGTGCTCTACCGCCGCGCGAAGGCCGCGGTGTGA
- the chpH gene encoding chaplin ChpH, whose protein sequence is MIKKVVAAAAATGGLVLAGAGMAVADAGAQGAAVKSPGVLSGNVVQVPVHVPVNVCGNTVSVIGLLNPTFGNTCANS, encoded by the coding sequence ATGATCAAGAAGGTCGTCGCTGCTGCGGCTGCCACTGGTGGCCTGGTTCTCGCTGGTGCGGGTATGGCCGTCGCCGACGCTGGTGCCCAGGGTGCCGCCGTGAAGTCTCCCGGCGTGCTCTCGGGCAACGTCGTCCAGGTGCCCGTGCACGTGCCGGTGAACGTCTGCGGCAACACGGTCTCCGTGATCGGGCTGCTGAACCCCACCTTCGGCAACACCTGCGCCAACAGCTGA
- a CDS encoding M20/M25/M40 family metallo-hydrolase, with the protein MSEPSTGRAVSGQDEVVDLCRDLIRIDTSNYGDHSGPGERKAAEYVAEKLAEVGLEPKIFESHPGRASTVARIEGEDPSRPALLIHGHTDVVPANAADWTHHPFSGEVADGCVWGRGAVDMKDMDAMTLAVVRDRLRTGRKPPRDIVLAFLADEEAGGVFGAHHLVDHHPELFEGVSESISEVGGFSFTVNEQRRLYLIQTAEKGMHWMKLTVAGTAGHGSMIHRDNAITELSEAVARLGRHKFPVRVTKTLRHFLDELGDALGTELDPEDMEETIAKLGGIAKLIGATLSNTANPTQLGAGYKVNVIPGEATAHVDGRYLPGHEEEFLADLDRILGPKVRREDVHSDKAVETDFDGAIVEAMQTALVAEDPIAKAIPYMLSGGTDAKSFVELGIRNFGFAPLQLPPELDFAGMFHGVDERVPVDGLKFGVRVLDRFIDAS; encoded by the coding sequence GTGAGCGAGCCGAGCACGGGCAGGGCCGTCTCCGGTCAGGACGAGGTCGTCGACCTCTGCCGCGACCTGATCCGGATCGACACCAGCAACTACGGCGATCACTCGGGTCCCGGCGAGCGCAAGGCCGCCGAGTACGTCGCGGAGAAGCTCGCCGAGGTGGGCCTCGAACCGAAGATCTTCGAGTCCCATCCCGGCCGCGCCTCCACGGTCGCCCGGATCGAGGGCGAGGACCCGTCGCGGCCCGCGCTCCTCATCCACGGCCACACCGACGTCGTCCCCGCCAACGCGGCGGACTGGACCCACCACCCCTTCTCGGGCGAGGTCGCCGACGGTTGCGTGTGGGGCCGCGGCGCGGTCGACATGAAGGACATGGACGCGATGACCCTCGCGGTCGTCCGCGACCGGCTGCGCACCGGCCGCAAGCCCCCGCGCGACATCGTCCTCGCGTTCCTCGCCGACGAGGAGGCGGGCGGCGTGTTCGGCGCGCACCACCTCGTCGACCACCACCCGGAACTCTTCGAGGGCGTGAGCGAGTCGATCAGCGAGGTCGGCGGGTTCTCGTTCACCGTGAACGAGCAGCGCAGGCTCTACCTCATCCAGACCGCCGAGAAGGGCATGCACTGGATGAAGCTCACCGTGGCCGGCACCGCCGGGCACGGTTCGATGATCCACCGGGACAACGCGATCACCGAACTGTCGGAGGCCGTCGCCCGGCTCGGCCGCCACAAGTTCCCGGTCCGCGTCACCAAGACGCTCCGCCACTTCCTCGACGAACTCGGCGACGCGCTCGGCACCGAGCTCGACCCGGAGGACATGGAGGAGACGATCGCGAAGCTCGGCGGCATCGCCAAGCTCATCGGCGCCACCCTCAGCAACACCGCCAACCCCACCCAGCTGGGTGCCGGTTACAAGGTCAACGTCATTCCCGGCGAGGCCACCGCCCACGTCGACGGCCGCTACCTGCCCGGCCACGAGGAGGAGTTCCTCGCCGACCTCGACCGCATCCTCGGCCCCAAGGTGCGGCGCGAGGACGTGCACAGCGACAAGGCGGTCGAGACGGACTTCGACGGCGCGATCGTCGAGGCCATGCAGACGGCGCTCGTCGCCGAGGACCCCATCGCCAAGGCCATCCCCTACATGCTCTCCGGCGGCACCGACGCCAAGTCCTTCGTGGAGCTCGGCATCCGCAACTTCGGCTTCGCGCCGCTCCAGCTGCCGCCCGAGCTGGACTTCGCGGGCATGTTCCACGGGGTCGACGAGCGGGTGCCGGTGGACGGACTCAAGTTCGGCGTGCGGGTCCTCGACCGGTTCATCGACGCGTCCTGA
- a CDS encoding MmpS family transport accessory protein yields the protein MTSRTESPAEEQARQPVDPSADDTDRRGPRADRVGILAAAVALALCGGLVLYGVLGGDDEERRRHVPTASVTYEVKGEGRADISYQGASERGTAVSVSGARLPWRTTVRVPLGRAPVVSVVLGEDGTTATCALAIRGRHVQSATAAGSFGRASCSGSLPSPAPSDD from the coding sequence ATGACCAGCAGAACCGAATCACCGGCCGAGGAGCAGGCCCGGCAACCGGTGGACCCGTCCGCGGACGACACCGACCGGCGCGGACCGCGCGCCGACCGCGTCGGCATCCTGGCCGCGGCGGTGGCCCTGGCCCTGTGCGGCGGGCTCGTCCTCTACGGCGTCCTCGGCGGCGACGACGAGGAGCGGCGCCGCCACGTGCCGACGGCGTCGGTGACGTACGAGGTGAAGGGCGAGGGTCGGGCCGACATCAGCTACCAGGGCGCCAGTGAGCGCGGCACCGCCGTCTCGGTCTCCGGCGCCCGGCTGCCGTGGCGCACCACGGTCCGGGTGCCGCTCGGGCGCGCGCCGGTGGTCTCCGTGGTCCTCGGCGAGGACGGCACCACCGCCACCTGCGCGCTCGCGATCCGCGGCCGCCACGTCCAGAGCGCGACCGCGGCCGGCTCCTTCGGCCGGGCGAGCTGCTCGGGCTCCCTGCCCTCACCCGCCCCGAGCGACGACTGA